From the Gossypium raimondii isolate GPD5lz unplaced genomic scaffold, ASM2569854v1 Contig00024, whole genome shotgun sequence genome, one window contains:
- the LOC105761501 gene encoding disease resistance protein RUN1-like isoform X1 — MSSLLSTSSSISRKKYDVFLSFRGEDTRKNFTDHLYDALKRSGIVTFRDDPKLEAGEEIAPELFKAIQQSWCSVIVFSQTYAFSSWCLEELAEIVQQHNNDGHKVFPIFYDVDPSDLRKQKGKVEEAFARHEERYKEESEKIQRWRNALIQVAAVKGWHLNNRHESEFIRDIVKKISAKLCQTYPVTHSDLVGISERLEDLYLKINIGEDDVRVIGICGMGGIGKTTLARVAYTQMSPHFEGKSFIADIREVSDKCGLVSLQKQLLSQIFHGECFNFFDVHEGSDIISHRLSHKKVLVVLDNVDNIQHLKCLVGRHDWFGLGSRIVVTTRDEHLLRCCQVNDVYMPTTLNPKDALQLFSLKAFHSDTVQKDDFIELSKHVVNYAGGLPLALEVLGSFLCGRDATQWRSAIERLKRDSNKEILDKLRISFDGLEEREKNIFLDIACFFNGEKKDFVIKVLHGCEFFPDIGIDVLVKKSLLKVDEHSKYLKMHDLLQEMGRTIVKEKCVDEPGKRCRLWEERDIHHVLTKNTATEMIEGIIIDNKRESNKMLNLSADTFLKMKKLRLLKVLCLLNCDDLKYLSNELRLLDWKGYPLRYLPSSFQPDNLVALLLRCSHIQQLWKGNRPLSNLKIVNLEGSQNLIKTPDFTTASNLEVLILAGCTKLVDVHPSIGVLKSLKLLNLRDCKSLRTLPTKIGMESLETLILSGCSSLVRFPEIGGKMERLKTLDLAGCYRVENLSENLQHAKLLEELDLSETAITEPPSFIFQFKNLEVLSFNGRKGPSYKSLPNLPSLFKVIQGRRTNPMARMLPLLSGLSSLSVLNLRDCNLCEGDIPPDISGLSCLVILDFSGNNFVSVPASLTRLSKLESLELSNCNLCTLGEADTPSDISGLSSLSYLYLCGNNFITIPLALTQLSQLHCIVLSDCKMLKSLPELPTSIESVIIDDCSSLEVSPSKVSNLVVGDNIHAINCFKFAEKINAVALLKEHLKALPNSGKWLDNDFFDILVPRSEIPEWFSQQKSDSSVKIPLPISLHEDSEWIGVACCCIFVNKDASRAIRWDGSIFGGNHRPIGCRNRWVAPFFDRPIMKDHLFIRYFPRNAIDPFDLEDKYQLRDELYLPFNNELGVDDPRVKVKKYGFRIVYEEDLEEIKELQCHTTPSSPNFEHIHQHAALNHGSVGSSSC, encoded by the exons ATGTCGTCATTACTTTCGACTTCCTCATCcatttctagaaagaaatacgatgttttcttgagttttagAGGTGAAGATACTCGCAAGAACTTCACGGATCATCTCTACGATGCTCTAAAGAGGAGTGGGATCGTCACTTTCAGGGATGATCCAAAGCTGGAGGCCGGCGAAGAGATCGCGCCAGAACTCTTTAAAGCAATTCAGCAATCATGGTGCTCGGTAATCGTTTTTTCACAAACTTATGCCTTTTCAAGTTGGTGCTTGGAGGAGCTTGCTGAGATTGTTCAACAACATAACAACGACGGCCATAAAGTGTTTCCAATTTTTTACGATGTTGATCCATCtgatttaagaaaacaaaaagggaaAGTGGAAGAAGCCTTTGCCAGACATGAAGAGAGATACAAAGAAGAAAGTGAGAAGATCCAAAGGTGGCGAAATGCTTTAATTCAAGTGGCTGCAGTCAAGGGATGGCATTTAAATAACAG gcaTGAATCAGAATTTATTAGAGACATTGTTAAGAAGATATCAGCAAAACTATGTCAGACATATCCAGTTACTCATAGCGACTTGGTTGGTATTAGTGAACGCTTGGAGGATTtgtatttgaaaataaacattGGGGAAGATGATGTCCGCGTTATAGGAATTTGCGGAATGGGTGGCATCGGTAAAACGACACTCGCAAGAGTTGCTTACACTCAAATGTCACCTCATTTTGAAGGTAAAAGCTTTATTGCTGATATTCGAGAAGTTTCAGACAAATGCGGACTAGTTTCTTTACAGAAACAACTTCTTTCACAGATCTTTCATGGTGAATGCTTCAACTTTTTCGATGTTCATGAAGGAAGTGACATAATTAGCCATAGGTTGTCTCACAAAAAGGTTCTTGTTGTTCTTGATAATGTTGATAACATACAACACTTAAAATGCTTGGTTGGAAGGCACGATTGGTTCGGATTAGGAAGTAGAATCGTTGTAACAACAAGAGACGAACATTTGCTTCGATGTTGCCAAGTTAATGACGTGTATATGCCCACAACACTGAATCCCAAAGATGCGCTTCAACTTTTCAGTCTGAAAGCTTTTCATAGTGATACAGTGCAGAAAGATGATTTCATTGAGCTTTCTAAACATGTTGTAAATTATGCTGGTGGACTCCCTTTAGCTCTTGAAGTTTTAGGTTCCTTTTTGTGCGGTAGAGATGCGACTCAATGGAGAAGTGCGATTGAAAGACTTAAAAGAGATTCTAATAAAGAAATTCTCGATAAACTTCGAATCAGTTTTGATGGACTGGAAGAAAGGGAGaagaatatatttttagatatagcATGCTTCTTCAATGGGGAGAAGAAAGATTTTGTAATCAAAGTATTGCATGGTTGTGAGTTTTTTCCTGATATTGGAATTGATGTTCTCGTTAAAAAATCTCTCCTAAAAGTCGATGAACACAGCAAATATTTGAAGATGCATGACTTGTTGCAAGAAATGGGAAGAACAATTGTTAAAGAAAAATGTGTTGATGAACCTGGAAAACGTTGCAGATTGTGGGAGGAAAGGGACATCCATCATGTCCTAACAAAAAACACT GCTACAGAAATGATTGAAGGCATAATCATCGATAATAAAAG GGAATCGAACAAGATGCTCAATTTGAGTGCGGATACCTTCTTGAAGATGAAAAAACTGAGATTGCTCAAAGTGCTTTGCCTTTTAAATTGTGATGATCTCAAATATCTTTCTAATGAACTACGACTTTTAGATTGGAAAGGATACCCTTTAAGATACTTGCCTTCAAGCTTTCAACCGGACAACCTTGTCGCACTTCTTTTACGATGTAGTCACATTCAACAACTATGGAAGGGAAATAGA CCcttgtctaacttgaaaataGTGAACCTCGAAGGGTCCCAAAACCTGATCAAGACACCAGACTTCACAACAGCATCAAATCTTGAAGTTTTGATTTTGGCAGGTTGTACCAAATTAGTGGATGTTCATCCATCAATCGGGGTGCTTAAGAGCCTTaaacttttgaatttaagagaCTGCAAAAGTCTTAGGACTCTTCCAACCAAAATTGGAATGGAATCTCTTGAAACATTAATTCTTTCGGGTTGCTCAAGTCTTGTAAGGTTTCCGGAGATTGGTGGAAAAATGGAACGTCTAAAAACTCTAGATCTTGCCGGTTGTTATAGAGTGGAAAATTTATCGGAGAATTTGCAGCATGCAAAGCTTTTGGAAGAGCTCGACTTGAGTGAAACAGCCATAACAGAACCACCATccttcatttttcaatttaaaaatcttgaAGTTCTGTCTTTCAATGGGCGCAAGGGACCATCATATAAGTCACTGCCAAATTTGCCTTCTCTGTTCAAGGTAATCCAAGGAAGGAGGACGAATCCCATGGCTCGGATGTTGCCTTTGTTGTCAGGTTTGAGTTCTTTAAGTGTGCTAAACCTAAGGGACTGCAATCTTTGTGAAGGAGATATTCCACCTGATATTTCTGGTCTATCCTGTTTGGTAATACTTGATTTTAGTGGTAACAATTTCGTCAGCGTACCTGCATCTCTTACTCGACTCTCAAAGCTTGAGTCTCTTGAATTGTCAAATTGCAACCTGTGCACTCTTGGTGAAGCAGATACTCCTAGTGATATTTCTGGTCTATCCTCTTTGAGTTATCTTTATCTTTGTGGTAACAATTTCATCACCATTCCTTTGGCTCTTACTCAACTTTCCCAGCTTCATTGTATTGTATTGTCAGATTGCAAGATGCTTAAATCGTTGCCTGAGCTACCAACAAGTATAGAAAGTGTGATAATAGATGATTGTTCTTCACTTGAAGTAAGTCCATCAAAAGTAAGCAATTTAGTGGTTGGTGATAACATTCATGCCATTAACTGCTTCAAATTTGCTGAGAAAATCAATGCAGTAGCACTGCTGAAAGAACATCTTAAG gCACTTCCAAATTCTggaaaatggcttgataatgaCTTCTTTGATATTTTGGTGCCCAGAAGTGAAATTCCAGAATGGTTTAGCCAACAAAAAAGTGACTCTTCAGTTAAGATACCCCTACCTATCAGCCTTCACGAAGATAGTGAATGGATTGGAGTTGCTTGTTGCTGCATTTTTGTCAATAAAGATGCTTCAAGGGCTATCAGATGGGATGGATCTATTTTTGGTGGAAATCATCGACCAATTGGTTGTAGAAACCGATGGGTAGCTCCATTCTTTGACAGGCCCATAATGAAAGATCACCTTTTTATTCGTTATTTTCCGCGTAATGCAATAGATCCATTTGACTTGGAGGATAAATATCAACTACGCGATGAGCTTTATTTGCCTTTCAATAACGAATTAGGAGTAGATGACCCTCGTGTTAAGGTAAAGAAGTATGGTTTTAGAATAGTGTACGAGGAAGATTTggaagaaataaaagagttgcAGTGCCATACCACTCCATCTTCTCCAAATTTTGAACACATCCACCAACACGCTGCTCTCAACCATGGATCAGTAGGTAGCAGTTCTTGTTGA
- the LOC105761501 gene encoding disease resistance protein RUN1-like isoform X2 encodes MSSLLSTSSSISRKKYDVFLSFRGEDTRKNFTDHLYDALKRSGIVTFRDDPKLEAGEEIAPELFKAIQQSWCSVIVFSQTYAFSSWCLEELAEIVQQHNNDGHKVFPIFYDVDPSDLRKQKGKVEEAFARHEERYKEESEKIQRWRNALIQVAAVKGWHLNNRHESEFIRDIVKKISAKLCQTYPVTHSDLVGISERLEDLYLKINIGEDDVRVIGICGMGGIGKTTLARVAYTQMSPHFEGKSFIADIREVSDKCGLVSLQKQLLSQIFHGECFNFFDVHEGSDIISHRLSHKKVLVVLDNVDNIQHLKCLVGRHDWFGLGSRIVVTTRDEHLLRCCQVNDVYMPTTLNPKDALQLFSLKAFHSDTVQKDDFIELSKHVVNYAGGLPLALEVLGSFLCGRDATQWRSAIERLKRDSNKEILDKLRISFDGLEEREKNIFLDIACFFNGEKKDFVIKVLHGCEFFPDIGIDVLVKKSLLKVDEHSKYLKMHDLLQEMGRTIVKEKCVDEPGKRCRLWEERDIHHVLTKNTATEMIEGIIIDNKRESNKMLNLSADTFLKMKKLRLLKVLCLLNCDDLKYLSNELRLLDWKGYPLRYLPSSFQPDNLVALLLRCSHIQQLWKGNRPLSNLKIVNLEGSQNLIKTPDFTTASNLEVLILAGCTKLVDVHPSIGVLKSLKLLNLRDCKSLRTLPTKIGMESLETLILSGCSSLVRFPEIGGKMERLKTLDLAGCYRVENLSENLQHAKLLEELDLSETAITEPPSFIFQFKNLEVLSFNGRKGPSYKSLPNLPSLFKVIQGRRTNPMARMLPLLSGLSSLSVLNLRDCNLCEGDIPPDISGLSCLVILDFSGNNFVSVPASLTRLSKLESLELSNCNLCTLGEADTPSDISDCKMLKSLPELPTSIESVIIDDCSSLEVSPSKVSNLVVGDNIHAINCFKFAEKINAVALLKEHLKALPNSGKWLDNDFFDILVPRSEIPEWFSQQKSDSSVKIPLPISLHEDSEWIGVACCCIFVNKDASRAIRWDGSIFGGNHRPIGCRNRWVAPFFDRPIMKDHLFIRYFPRNAIDPFDLEDKYQLRDELYLPFNNELGVDDPRVKVKKYGFRIVYEEDLEEIKELQCHTTPSSPNFEHIHQHAALNHGSVGSSSC; translated from the exons ATGTCGTCATTACTTTCGACTTCCTCATCcatttctagaaagaaatacgatgttttcttgagttttagAGGTGAAGATACTCGCAAGAACTTCACGGATCATCTCTACGATGCTCTAAAGAGGAGTGGGATCGTCACTTTCAGGGATGATCCAAAGCTGGAGGCCGGCGAAGAGATCGCGCCAGAACTCTTTAAAGCAATTCAGCAATCATGGTGCTCGGTAATCGTTTTTTCACAAACTTATGCCTTTTCAAGTTGGTGCTTGGAGGAGCTTGCTGAGATTGTTCAACAACATAACAACGACGGCCATAAAGTGTTTCCAATTTTTTACGATGTTGATCCATCtgatttaagaaaacaaaaagggaaAGTGGAAGAAGCCTTTGCCAGACATGAAGAGAGATACAAAGAAGAAAGTGAGAAGATCCAAAGGTGGCGAAATGCTTTAATTCAAGTGGCTGCAGTCAAGGGATGGCATTTAAATAACAG gcaTGAATCAGAATTTATTAGAGACATTGTTAAGAAGATATCAGCAAAACTATGTCAGACATATCCAGTTACTCATAGCGACTTGGTTGGTATTAGTGAACGCTTGGAGGATTtgtatttgaaaataaacattGGGGAAGATGATGTCCGCGTTATAGGAATTTGCGGAATGGGTGGCATCGGTAAAACGACACTCGCAAGAGTTGCTTACACTCAAATGTCACCTCATTTTGAAGGTAAAAGCTTTATTGCTGATATTCGAGAAGTTTCAGACAAATGCGGACTAGTTTCTTTACAGAAACAACTTCTTTCACAGATCTTTCATGGTGAATGCTTCAACTTTTTCGATGTTCATGAAGGAAGTGACATAATTAGCCATAGGTTGTCTCACAAAAAGGTTCTTGTTGTTCTTGATAATGTTGATAACATACAACACTTAAAATGCTTGGTTGGAAGGCACGATTGGTTCGGATTAGGAAGTAGAATCGTTGTAACAACAAGAGACGAACATTTGCTTCGATGTTGCCAAGTTAATGACGTGTATATGCCCACAACACTGAATCCCAAAGATGCGCTTCAACTTTTCAGTCTGAAAGCTTTTCATAGTGATACAGTGCAGAAAGATGATTTCATTGAGCTTTCTAAACATGTTGTAAATTATGCTGGTGGACTCCCTTTAGCTCTTGAAGTTTTAGGTTCCTTTTTGTGCGGTAGAGATGCGACTCAATGGAGAAGTGCGATTGAAAGACTTAAAAGAGATTCTAATAAAGAAATTCTCGATAAACTTCGAATCAGTTTTGATGGACTGGAAGAAAGGGAGaagaatatatttttagatatagcATGCTTCTTCAATGGGGAGAAGAAAGATTTTGTAATCAAAGTATTGCATGGTTGTGAGTTTTTTCCTGATATTGGAATTGATGTTCTCGTTAAAAAATCTCTCCTAAAAGTCGATGAACACAGCAAATATTTGAAGATGCATGACTTGTTGCAAGAAATGGGAAGAACAATTGTTAAAGAAAAATGTGTTGATGAACCTGGAAAACGTTGCAGATTGTGGGAGGAAAGGGACATCCATCATGTCCTAACAAAAAACACT GCTACAGAAATGATTGAAGGCATAATCATCGATAATAAAAG GGAATCGAACAAGATGCTCAATTTGAGTGCGGATACCTTCTTGAAGATGAAAAAACTGAGATTGCTCAAAGTGCTTTGCCTTTTAAATTGTGATGATCTCAAATATCTTTCTAATGAACTACGACTTTTAGATTGGAAAGGATACCCTTTAAGATACTTGCCTTCAAGCTTTCAACCGGACAACCTTGTCGCACTTCTTTTACGATGTAGTCACATTCAACAACTATGGAAGGGAAATAGA CCcttgtctaacttgaaaataGTGAACCTCGAAGGGTCCCAAAACCTGATCAAGACACCAGACTTCACAACAGCATCAAATCTTGAAGTTTTGATTTTGGCAGGTTGTACCAAATTAGTGGATGTTCATCCATCAATCGGGGTGCTTAAGAGCCTTaaacttttgaatttaagagaCTGCAAAAGTCTTAGGACTCTTCCAACCAAAATTGGAATGGAATCTCTTGAAACATTAATTCTTTCGGGTTGCTCAAGTCTTGTAAGGTTTCCGGAGATTGGTGGAAAAATGGAACGTCTAAAAACTCTAGATCTTGCCGGTTGTTATAGAGTGGAAAATTTATCGGAGAATTTGCAGCATGCAAAGCTTTTGGAAGAGCTCGACTTGAGTGAAACAGCCATAACAGAACCACCATccttcatttttcaatttaaaaatcttgaAGTTCTGTCTTTCAATGGGCGCAAGGGACCATCATATAAGTCACTGCCAAATTTGCCTTCTCTGTTCAAGGTAATCCAAGGAAGGAGGACGAATCCCATGGCTCGGATGTTGCCTTTGTTGTCAGGTTTGAGTTCTTTAAGTGTGCTAAACCTAAGGGACTGCAATCTTTGTGAAGGAGATATTCCACCTGATATTTCTGGTCTATCCTGTTTGGTAATACTTGATTTTAGTGGTAACAATTTCGTCAGCGTACCTGCATCTCTTACTCGACTCTCAAAGCTTGAGTCTCTTGAATTGTCAAATTGCAACCTGTGCACTCTTGGTGAAGCAGATACTCCTAGTGATATTTCTG ATTGCAAGATGCTTAAATCGTTGCCTGAGCTACCAACAAGTATAGAAAGTGTGATAATAGATGATTGTTCTTCACTTGAAGTAAGTCCATCAAAAGTAAGCAATTTAGTGGTTGGTGATAACATTCATGCCATTAACTGCTTCAAATTTGCTGAGAAAATCAATGCAGTAGCACTGCTGAAAGAACATCTTAAG gCACTTCCAAATTCTggaaaatggcttgataatgaCTTCTTTGATATTTTGGTGCCCAGAAGTGAAATTCCAGAATGGTTTAGCCAACAAAAAAGTGACTCTTCAGTTAAGATACCCCTACCTATCAGCCTTCACGAAGATAGTGAATGGATTGGAGTTGCTTGTTGCTGCATTTTTGTCAATAAAGATGCTTCAAGGGCTATCAGATGGGATGGATCTATTTTTGGTGGAAATCATCGACCAATTGGTTGTAGAAACCGATGGGTAGCTCCATTCTTTGACAGGCCCATAATGAAAGATCACCTTTTTATTCGTTATTTTCCGCGTAATGCAATAGATCCATTTGACTTGGAGGATAAATATCAACTACGCGATGAGCTTTATTTGCCTTTCAATAACGAATTAGGAGTAGATGACCCTCGTGTTAAGGTAAAGAAGTATGGTTTTAGAATAGTGTACGAGGAAGATTTggaagaaataaaagagttgcAGTGCCATACCACTCCATCTTCTCCAAATTTTGAACACATCCACCAACACGCTGCTCTCAACCATGGATCAGTAGGTAGCAGTTCTTGTTGA